The DNA window TCCCGCTCAGTGGTCCCCAGCTCGACGGTGCCCCGAAGTGCTGTCGAGAAGCTGTTGTTCACGAACCGCTCGAGCTCGGCGGATTCGACTCCCTCCACCGCGGCGGCGGCCTCCGCCGCCTCGTCCGAGACGTCCTTGCCGCCGACCAGGCATCCGCTCAGCACCAGCGTCACCGCCCCGGTCAGGCTCCCGAGAGCTCCCCGTCTGCTCACCATCACCGCTCCTCCACCGCTGCTCGGGCGAGCTCCTCCGCCCTGCGATTCCGCCCTGCGATTCCGCTCTCCGACTCCGCCTGAGCATGCCACAGCCTGAGCCCGCGGGGCGGTCGGTCGCTCGGAGCTGTGGACGGACCGCGGGCCGTCCGCTGGACGCCTGCAGACAGCACCGTGGCAGGCAGGGGCGGCGCAGGACCGTAGGCCCGACCACCTGCCCCCGAACGACGACGGCCCCGGACCGTGCAGGTCCGGGGCCGTCGAGGTCAGGAGATCAGGCGCGGGCCACGGACACCGTCACGCTGCCGCCCGAGACCTTCTCCGTCGAGGAGTGCGCGCCCTCGGCCGGAGCCGCGGGCACCGTGAGCTCGACCGCGAGCACCTCGGCGGCGACGAGTTCGCGGTGCGTGCTGACCGCCGAGACCACGGTCTCGTCACCATCGACGGTCAGACGGATGCGGTCCGAGACCTCGAAGCCCGCCTCGCGGCGCGCGGCCTGGATCGCACGGACCACGTCGCGCGCAGTGCCCTCGGCCTCGAGCTCGGGGCTCACCCGGGTGTCCAGCGCGATGAAGTCGCCGCCGCGCAGCACGCCCACGGCATGGCCCTCCATGGCCGAGGAGTCGCCGGCCACGAGGTCGAGCGAGTACTCGCCCTCCTCGAGCGCGATCCCGCCGGAGACGACCTGACCGGCCTCGTCCACGGACCAGTCGCCCGACTTGGAGCCCTTGATGACGACCTGGACCTGCTTGCCCAGCCGCGGGCCGGCGGCGCGGGCGTTGACGCTGAGCCGCTGCTCGACGCCCATGCCCTGGGCCTCCTCGCTCGCGACGTCCAGCAGCCGCACCGCCTTGACGTTGAGCTCGTCGGCGATGATCCCCGAGAACCCCTCCAGGGAGGTCGGGTCGTGGTGGACGACCGCCAGCTCGGCGAGCGGGAGACGGGCGCGCAGCTGCTCCTTCTTGCGCAGGGAGTTGCCGACGCTCGCGATCCCGCGGACGTCGTCCATGCGGGCCACCAGCTCCGGGTCGCGGGGGAACAGGTTCGCGTCGGGCCAGTCGGTGAGGTGCACGGACCGCCCGCCGGTGAGCTGCTTCCAGATCTCCTCGGCGACCATCGGCAGCAGCGGCGCCGCCACCTGGCAGAGGGTCTCCAGGCAGGTGGAGAGCACGTCGATCGCCTGCTCGTCGCCCTCCCAGAAGCGGTCGCGGGAGCGACGCACGTACCAGTTGGTGAGCATGTCCAGGTAGTCCTGGATCAGCTCGGCGGCGTCGGCGATCGCGAGCGCGGTCATCGACTCCTCCACCTCGCGCACGAGGTCGCCGGTGCGGGCCAGCAGGTACCGGTCCATGACGTCGGTGGAGTCGAAGCGGGTCCGGCCGCGGTATCCCGTCGGCTTCCCGCTCGCGTCCTTCTCCCCCGCCGCGTTGGCGTACAGCCCCAGGAAGTACCAGACGTTCCACAGCGGCAGCACCATCTGACGGGTGGCATCGCGGATCTTCGGCTCGTCGACCACGAGATTGCCGCCGCGCAGGATCGGCGAGCTCATGAGGAACCAGCGCATCGCGTCGGCCCCGTACTTGTCGAACATCTCGCGCACATCGGGATAGTTGCCCAGCGACTTGGACATCTTCTGCCCGTCCTCGCCGAGCACGATGCCGTGGCAGATCACCGAGGTGAAGGCCGGGCGGTCGAACAGCGCGGTGGACAGCACGTGCATGACGTAGAACCAGCCGCGGGTCTGCCCGATGTACTCCACGATGAAGTCCGCCGGGTTGTGGGACTCGAACCAGTCGGTGTTCTCGAAGGGGTAATGCACCTGCGCGAACGGCATCGAGCCGGAGTCGAACCAGACGTCGAAGATCTCCTCGACACGGCGCATGGTGGACTGCCCCGTCGGGTCATCGGGGTTCGGGCGGGTGAGCTCGTCGATGTAGGGGCGGTGCAGGTCCACCTCGCCGAGCTCGTTGTGCGGCAGGGTGCCGAAGGCCTCCTCGATCTCGGCGAGAGAGCCGTAGACGTCGATCCGCGGGTGGTTCGGATCGTCGCTCTTCCAGATCGGCAGCGGGGTGCCCCAGTAGCGGTTGCGGGAGATCGCCCAGTCGCGGGCGCCCTCGAGCCACTTGCCGAACTGGCCGTGCTTGACGTTCCCGGGGACCCAGTCGATCTGCTCGTTCAGCTCGAGCATGCGCTCGCGCTGGTCGGCGACCTTCACGTACCAGGAGGAGACCGCCTTGTAGATCAGCGGGTTCCGGCAGCGCCAGCAGTGCGGGTAGGAGTGCACGTAGCTGGCCTCGCGCATCAGGCGTCCGGCCTGCTGGAGGTTGCGGATGATCGGGCGGTTCGCCTCGAACACCTGCACCCCGGCGATCTCGTCCAGCGCGGTGCCGGCGAAGTAGTCCAGGAACTGCGCACCCTCGTCCACGGAGACGATCACGGGGATGCCGTACTCGGCGTTGACCTGCTGGTCGATCTCGCCGTAGGCGGTGGCCTGGTGGACCACGCCGGTGCCGTCATCGGTGGAGACGTAGTCGGCGACGGTGACGATCCAGGCGTTCTCGGTGCCCCACTTGGCGCGGTCCTCGGAGTAGACCGTCCACAGCGGCTCGTAGGCGACGTGCTCGAGCTCGGACCCGGCGAGGACCCGCTCCTCGCTCGCGGCGAGCGCGTCCTCGGCGCTATCATAGCCGAGCTCCTTGGCGTAGGAGCCGAGCAGGGCCTGCGCCATCAGGTAGCGACCCTCTCCCGCGCCGGTGCCATCGGCGGCACCCAGCGGCCCGGCGGGGACCACCGCGTACTCCACCTCCGGGCCGACGGCGAGGGAGAAGTTGGTGGGCAGGGTCCAGGGAGTGGTGGTCCAGGCCAGCGCCTTCACGCCGTCAAGACCCAGCTGCTGGGCCTTCTCCCCGGTGAAGGGGAAGGTGACGGTGACGGTCTGGTCCTGGCGCTCCTTGTAGACGTCGTCGTCCATCCGCAGCTCGTGCGCGGACAGCGGCGTCTGGTCCTTCCAGCAGTAGGGCAGCACGTAGTAGCCCTCATACGCCCGGCCCTTGTCGTACAGGGTCTTGAACGCCCACAGCACCGATTCCATGAAGGTGACGTCGAGGGTCTTGTAGTCGTT is part of the Brachybacterium ginsengisoli genome and encodes:
- the ileS gene encoding isoleucine--tRNA ligase; the encoded protein is MVYPVTGDSLVPSPNLPALENAVQEFWRSDDTFRASIAQREGAEEFVFYDGPPFANGLPHYGHLLTGFVKDVVPRFRTMCGNKVDRRFGWDTHGLPAELEAMRELGMTEKSEIEAMGVKEFNNAAQASVLKYTKEWEDYVTRQARWVDFENDYKTLDVTFMESVLWAFKTLYDKGRAYEGYYVLPYCWKDQTPLSAHELRMDDDVYKERQDQTVTVTFPFTGEKAQQLGLDGVKALAWTTTPWTLPTNFSLAVGPEVEYAVVPAGPLGAADGTGAGEGRYLMAQALLGSYAKELGYDSAEDALAASEERVLAGSELEHVAYEPLWTVYSEDRAKWGTENAWIVTVADYVSTDDGTGVVHQATAYGEIDQQVNAEYGIPVIVSVDEGAQFLDYFAGTALDEIAGVQVFEANRPIIRNLQQAGRLMREASYVHSYPHCWRCRNPLIYKAVSSWYVKVADQRERMLELNEQIDWVPGNVKHGQFGKWLEGARDWAISRNRYWGTPLPIWKSDDPNHPRIDVYGSLAEIEEAFGTLPHNELGEVDLHRPYIDELTRPNPDDPTGQSTMRRVEEIFDVWFDSGSMPFAQVHYPFENTDWFESHNPADFIVEYIGQTRGWFYVMHVLSTALFDRPAFTSVICHGIVLGEDGQKMSKSLGNYPDVREMFDKYGADAMRWFLMSSPILRGGNLVVDEPKIRDATRQMVLPLWNVWYFLGLYANAAGEKDASGKPTGYRGRTRFDSTDVMDRYLLARTGDLVREVEESMTALAIADAAELIQDYLDMLTNWYVRRSRDRFWEGDEQAIDVLSTCLETLCQVAAPLLPMVAEEIWKQLTGGRSVHLTDWPDANLFPRDPELVARMDDVRGIASVGNSLRKKEQLRARLPLAELAVVHHDPTSLEGFSGIIADELNVKAVRLLDVASEEAQGMGVEQRLSVNARAAGPRLGKQVQVVIKGSKSGDWSVDEAGQVVSGGIALEEGEYSLDLVAGDSSAMEGHAVGVLRGGDFIALDTRVSPELEAEGTARDVVRAIQAARREAGFEVSDRIRLTVDGDETVVSAVSTHRELVAAEVLAVELTVPAAPAEGAHSSTEKVSGGSVTVSVARA